A stretch of Eriocheir sinensis breed Jianghai 21 chromosome 68, ASM2467909v1, whole genome shotgun sequence DNA encodes these proteins:
- the LOC126988088 gene encoding keratin-associated protein 5-8-like gives MRTALIVGLLALLALDVCHSKAGGDKQGDASRSVDAETKNRFDTVDGNWTIDGNRDVCSTAGCGTSLLGTCRVYPCMPGERFSGCCDGPCDCGCCGPCEAGSCDNGRCVDDSSSCNTDEYSDGECFYGGCTCCKTCQASNDCASAGGQCINAEATCGTGLSPMTELGCTSNNCKCCAPVCTPSSACTDGPNPGVCVTNEDFCDADDEYLTDDGCGNAGCTCCKTCRPDNFCARKNGICVNPAHLSEPTRPPHNRCPAGYHHFQPGTCGTDDCICCIPRPQNGG, from the exons ATGAGGACTGCGCTTATAGTTGGACTGCTGGCACTTCTGGCTCTGGACGTCTGTCATTCCAAA GCTGGTGGTGACAAGCAAGGGGATGCTTCCAGGAGCGTTGATGCCGAAACGAAAAACCGTTTTGACACCGTGGACGGCAACTGGACCATAGACGGTAACAGGGACG TTTGTTCAACAGCCGGGTGTGGTACTTCTCTATTAGGCACGTGCAGGGTATATCCGTGCATGCCCGGGGAAAGATTTTCCGGATGTTGTGATGGACCATGTGATTGCGG GTGCTGTGGGCCTTGTGAAGCTGGCAGCTGTGATAATGGCCGCTGTGTGGATGACTCCAGCTCCTGCAATACAGACGAGTACAGTGATGGGGAATGTTTCTACGGGGGCTGCACCTGCTGTAAGACCTGCCAAGCAAGCAATGATTGTGCGTCCGCCGGAGGTCAGTGTATCAACGCTGAGGCTACGTGCGGTACCGGCTTGTCACCAATGACTGAACTTGGCTGTACGAGTAACAACTGCAAGTGTTGTGCGCCAGTA TGCACTCCCAGCAGCGCCTGTACCGATGGCCCCAACCCGGGGGTGTGCGTGACTAACGAAGATTTTTGCGACGCTGATGATGAATACCTAACAGATGATGGGTGTGGCAACGCTGGCTGCACGTGTTGCAAGACCTGTAGGCCAGACAATTTTTGTGCCCGTAAGAATGGGATATGCGTCAACCCAGCTCACCTATCTGAACCGACACGCCCTCCTCACA ATCGATGTCCCGCGGGATATCATCATTTTCAGCCAGGCACTTGCGGCACTGATGACTGCATCTGCTGTATTCCAAGG CCTCAAAATGGGGGGTGA